From Vulpes vulpes isolate BD-2025 chromosome 7, VulVul3, whole genome shotgun sequence, one genomic window encodes:
- the ZNF703 gene encoding zinc finger protein 703: MSDSPAGSNPRTPESSGSGSGGGGQRPAVPAAVSLLPPADPLRQANRLPIRVLKMLSAHTGHLLHPEYLQPLSSTPVSPIELDAKKSPLALLAQTCSQIGKPDPPPSSKLNSVAAAANGLGAEKDPGRPGAGAASASAALKQLGDSPAEDKSSFKPYSKGSGGGGDSRKDSGSSSVSSTSSASSLSPGDKAGFRVPSAACTPFPPHGAPVSASSSSSSPGGSRGGSPHHPDCKNGGGGGGGGGGGELDKKDPEPKPSPEAAAVSRGSGAEPSAHGGGAEAGASGRKSEPPSALVGAGHVAPVSPYKPGHSVFPLPPSSIGYHGSIVGAYAGYPSQFVPGLDPSKSGLVGGQLSGGLGLPPGKPPSSSPLTGASPPSFLQGLCRDPYCLGGYHGASHLGGSSCSTCSAHDPAGPSLKAGGYPLVYPGHPLQPAALSSSAAQAALPGHPLYTYGFMLQNEPLPHSCNWVAASGPCDKRFATSEELLSHLRTHTALPGAEKLLAAYPGASGLGSAAAAAAAAASCHLHLPPPTAPGSPGSLSLRSPHTLGLSRYHPYGKSHLSTAGGLAVPSLPTAGPYYSPYALYGQRLASASALGYQ, translated from the exons ATGAGCGATTCGCCCGCTGGATCTAACCCAAGGACACCCGAaagcagcggcagcggcagcggcggcggcgggcagAGGCCGGCGGTGCCGGCGGCGGTGTCCCTCTTGCCCCCGGCGGACCCCCTGCGCCAGGCGAACCGGCTCCCGATCAGGGTCCTGAAGATGCTGAGCGCTCACACCGGCCACCTCCTGCACCCGGAGTACCTGCAGCCGCTGTCCTCCACTCCCGTCAGCCCCATTGAG CTGGACGCCAAGAAGAGTCCGTTGGCGCTGCTGGCCCAGACTTGCTCGCAGATCGGCAAGCCGGACCCGCCGCCCTCCTCCAAGCTCAACTCGGTGGCCGCGGCGGCCAACGGGCTGGGAGCCGAGAAGGACCCCGGGCGCCCCGGCGCCGGCGCCGCGTCCGCGTCCGCGGCCCTCAAGCAGCTGGGGGACTCGCCGGCCGAGGACAAGTCCAGCTTCAAGCCCTACTCCAagggctccggcggcggcggcgactccCGCAAAGACAGCGGCTCCTCCTCCGTGTCGTCCACCTCCTCCGCATCCTCCTTGTCCCCGGGAGACAAGGCGGGCTTCAGGGTCCCCAGCGCCGCCTGCACGCCCTTCCCCCCGCATGGAGCGCCCGTCTCCGCGTCCTCGTCGTCGTCCTCGCCCGGCGGCTCCCGGGGCGGCTCCCCGCACCACCCTGACTGCAAgaacggcggcggcggcggcggcggcggcggcgggggggagCTGGACAAGAAAGACCCGGAGCCCAAGCCCAGCCCGGAGGCTGCGGCCGTGAGCCGCGGCAGCGGTGCGGAGCCCAGCGCGCACGGCGGTGGCGCGGAGgctggggcctcggggcgcaAGTCCGAGCCGCCCTCGGCGCTGGTGGGGGCCGGCCACGTGGCGCCCGTGTCCCCCTACAAGCCGGGCCACTCGGTGTTCCCGCTGCCACCCTCCAGCATCGGCTACCACGGCTCCATCGTGGGCGCCTACGCCGGCTACCCGTCTCAGTTTGTGCCTGGCCTGGATCCTAGCAAGTCTGGCCTCGTGGGAGGCCAGCTGTCGGGGGGCCTGGGCCTGCCTCCGGGCAAGCCCCCCAGCTCCAGCCCGCTCACCGGGgcctccccgccctccttccTGCAGGGATTATGCCGCGACCCCTACTGCCTGGGAGGTTACCACGGCGCCTCGCACCTTGGCGGCTCCAGCTGCTCCACCTGCAGCGCGCACGACCCCGCGGGGCCCAGCCTGAAGGCGGGGGGCTACCCGCTGGTGTACCCCGGGCACCCGCTGCAGCCCGCTGCGCTCTCGTCCAGCGCCGCCCAGGCCGCGCTCCCGGGCCACCCGCTCTACACCTACGGCTTTATGCTGCAGAACGAACCGCTGCCGCACAGCTGCAACTGGGTGGCGGCCAGCGGGCCGTGTGACAAGCGCTTCGCCACCTCAGAGGAGCTGCTCAGCCACCTACGGACTCACACGGCCCTGCCGGGCGCCGAGAAACTTCTGGCCGCCTACCCCGGGGCTTCGGGCCTGGGCagcgccgccgcagccgccgcggccgccgcctcctGCCACCTGCACctccccccgcccaccgccccgggcagccccgggtCGCTGTCATTGCGGAGTCCACACACTTTGGGGCTGAGCCGGTACCACCCCTATGGCAAGAGCCACTTATCCACAGCTGGGGGCCTGGCcgtgccctccctccccacagccgGACCCTACTACTCACCGTATGCGCTGTACGGACAGAGACTAGCCTCAGCCTCCGCACTGGGATACCAGTAA